CTTTAACAGCTTCCAATCCAAGACTAACCACATAATCTATGGTTTTAGATTCTTTCATAAAATTTGCATTCATTGTGTCACCACCTAATTATAAAAGCCACGTTATGCCACTCTCAAAAAGGCAACCAACGTGGCTTTTATGTACTTATTATTTTTCTGGAATTGGAGGTATAGTGATAAAAATACCCTGTAATTCATCTACAGTTCCAGCTTTTACCCATTGTGCCATTCCATTTTTCCAAACCAAGCTATCAGCAGTAAGCTGTCCTGAGGTTGCCATCTGTGCCAACACAGAAATATTAAAAGGTCCGGCAGCTTGTCCATTGATCGCCACATGATATGCTACAGTAGGAATAGGCGGAGGTACAGCACCGGGTACTGTCTGCTGATTGATGCCACCCATCATGTTATTCATGGCACCAGCGATATTCTGACCAACCGCTCCTCCAACAGCCATACTTGCCATCATAGCAGCCATATTGAATCCTGTTCCATCACCACCGCCAAAATTAACATTACCGGCTCCGTTTGCTCCCATCTGACCAAGGGCATTCGCACCAGCAACACCGACTTCTGCCTGTTTCTCAACTTGGAACGCACCAAGGTTTGCTGTTTGAGTTTGCTTGTGTTGTGCGTACTGACCTTCCTCACGCTGAATACGGAGAGTTCCTTCATAGTGCTCGGCCTCAATTCGCTGTTTAGCGTGAATATCTCTGATTCTTGCTTCGGCTTCAGCTTTTGCAGTAGCTCCGGCAAGATCTTTTGTTACGCTCATAAGCTGACGGTATCCATCACTGGACTTATCAATTTCAATCGCACCAATATCAATGCCCGACACAACAACACCGAAAGTTTCTTTCAATCTTTCGCTGAGATCATATTCTACAACATCGTTAATCAGTGCTGTTTTGTTTTCAATCTGAACAACTGGAATGTCATGGGCAGCAGGAGCATTAGCGACAACATCTTTCACATAGCGATTGACAGCATCACGAATCTGCTTCTGGAAATCATCCAGGTTGAATGTACTCAGTCTATGTAATTTGATGAACTCACGATAATCGGCAATACCGAAGCTGATAGTACCTCTGACAGCAACGGGAACACCGAAATCTGCAAATCTTGGATCATACACATCAAAGTATGGAACACCGAATTTTACTTGAATGATGCGAGCAAGATTTATGAAATAAACTTCCGCCTGGAACGCAGTACCACCCTCGTATGCCAGTCCTACAATGCTTGCAAGAACAGGAAAGTTTGCAGTCTTGATTGTCTGGTCGAAAGGACCGACAATAAAATCTTGCATAGTTCCGTCTTTTTGCTTATATACAAAAACAGCAACTTCGCCATCCTTTACTCGCAGAGAAGATCCCCAACGAATAGCGTTTTCTCTATTATTAGCACCTACCTGGGAACCAGACGGATGCCATTTCCAAATAAGATACGAAGGCTCGTCACAACGTATCTCGTCCATAAAACCGCCTTTGCGGTTGCTTCTATTAAATAAAGCCATATCTTTATGCTCCTTTCAAACACACAGATCATCATAGAATTAACACAAACAACCAAGGTAAAAAAGCAAGCGCAAGAATTCCAAATATCAACAGGGGGATTTCTAACTTCTTTCTTTTTAGTTGTTTGATTTTTTTGTCGTGAATATCTTTTATTCCTAAAAAGTCATGAGAAGTTACAAACGCAAAACTGGCTTTCTCATATGCCTGCTCAAACTTTGCCAACCACGCATCAGATACAGCTCTCTGTGAGGCTGTGATAACGCCCTTATCGCCAAGTCCATATAATTTCAAATCAATGTTTGATGCCGCTAAAATCATAAATTCAAAAATATCCTCTTTGGTGTTGGGGATTGAAAAACTCCTTATCAAACTAATCTTTTGTTCATCTGTTTTATTCAACTGCCCATCACTACCATACAGCTTACCAATAAATGAATGGGATTTTTGAGCCTCTCTCGTTCTCTCAATTTGTTCTAATTTATCAGCAAATTCTTTCACGATGGAAGATGCCTTTGCACCTCGAATCTCATAATTGCAGGCAGGGCAAATGGTAACAAATGCATTAATTATCTCACCACAATTCGGGCATTTATGTAATTCTCCATCATATACAGTTTTTCGCTGTGATGACTCTCCTTTAACCTCTCCCGTCGCAGTTCCACAATTTGAGCAGAACTTTGCACCTTCTGGTAGGTGCTGACCACAATTCATGCAAAACGCCACTTTATCCTCCCCCTAACTCTCGTAATCTGATATTGATTTCAAAAACGATATTGAAACGAAATACGGATTATTTTCATCATTGATTTTCTCTATCAACGCACCCTCATCTGCAATTTCGAGAATACGGAATTTATCCCTAACTTCAAAGCGAATCCCATCGTTGGTTATTCCATCACTATGAATAGTGAAAATATCTGTGGAATTCTTTACAGAAGAGTCCATATGTTTTTTTACAGTTTTAACAATTGTTTTACCGCCTGCTTCTACAGTTCTAAGGACACAATAACCACCAACTGCAACGATACCAAACAACTGTACTGGGCCACCTACCTTTTTTGCCCACGTTGTCATTTTTTGATACAATCCCAAATTACTCATACATTCCTCCATAAATATATAGTTAAATCAGTCGCTTTCTACTCGAACCGCATCGCATATATCACCGATATTGCAATCCAGATACTCACAGATACGGAGCAGGACCGATAGAGCAACTTCTTCGTTGCGACGCAGTTTTGTCATTGTTCCAGTTGCTATATTTAAATCTTTGCGAAGTGTCGCAGCAGATATTTCCTTCTCCACAAGCATTAGCCATAGCTTTTTATAGCTCATTCTCATTTGCAGCACCCCTACCTTTCAAATCATATACGGATATATTTATATTTTATCGCATTACATCGACAAATTCAAGACATTTAGCAATATATTTTGACATAATTCGCAAGTTCTTGCGAATTATGTCCATTATGATAACTGATGGAAGTGTAATATAATTTTTCAATTCCAGTCCCATCCTGTCCAAACGGAAAGGAAAGGATCAGTATCACTATAATCAGTATTATTTATATCAGTATTATTACATTGTGCTTTTGACAACTCTTGAATTGTCAAAAGCACAATTCAAGAACTTTCCAAAAGACAATTCAGTAATTATCTTTCCACAACAAAAGCCACCCGAAGGATTTCTCCCGCGGGTGGCATCAAATAGCTTATCGTTTTATTCATGACTTCTAAGATCATCCTGGCTCCCAGTTTGAAGCTATTCTGGAATATCAGGCACTCCATAATGGTTTGATGTTCTCGGACACAATCCGTGTATTTCTCGAACAATGCTTTCTGCTCGTCCGTCATAGCTGCTCGGAGTTTTTCTTCATTCCGGCAAATCAGTTCCTGTAATTTCTTGTACTCCTTACAGGAAGAAGTATCGTAGTCGGTAGGCTCGATATTGCCGTACCAAAATTCCTCAAGGATTTTCATACGATGTCCTCCTCATAGACCAGTTCCCGGAGGACGACTTCTTCCGCCTGTGCTTTCAGTCTATTCATATGTGCTACCCATGCAAGCTGCTGTGTTGCCTTGTCTGGCGCTGGATTCTTCGCCAACAATTCTGCCATCAACAACTCCATTCGTTTCTCACAAGTCTGCTGTACTTCCCACAGGTGCAAGAACAGAGTTTCCGTCAAAACCATGTCATTGAAAAGCA
The DNA window shown above is from Blautia hansenii DSM 20583 and carries:
- a CDS encoding SPFH domain-containing protein translates to MALFNRSNRKGGFMDEIRCDEPSYLIWKWHPSGSQVGANNRENAIRWGSSLRVKDGEVAVFVYKQKDGTMQDFIVGPFDQTIKTANFPVLASIVGLAYEGGTAFQAEVYFINLARIIQVKFGVPYFDVYDPRFADFGVPVAVRGTISFGIADYREFIKLHRLSTFNLDDFQKQIRDAVNRYVKDVVANAPAAHDIPVVQIENKTALINDVVEYDLSERLKETFGVVVSGIDIGAIEIDKSSDGYRQLMSVTKDLAGATAKAEAEARIRDIHAKQRIEAEHYEGTLRIQREEGQYAQHKQTQTANLGAFQVEKQAEVGVAGANALGQMGANGAGNVNFGGGDGTGFNMAAMMASMAVGGAVGQNIAGAMNNMMGGINQQTVPGAVPPPIPTVAYHVAINGQAAGPFNISVLAQMATSGQLTADSLVWKNGMAQWVKAGTVDELQGIFITIPPIPEK
- a CDS encoding zinc ribbon domain-containing protein codes for the protein MAFCMNCGQHLPEGAKFCSNCGTATGEVKGESSQRKTVYDGELHKCPNCGEIINAFVTICPACNYEIRGAKASSIVKEFADKLEQIERTREAQKSHSFIGKLYGSDGQLNKTDEQKISLIRSFSIPNTKEDIFEFMILAASNIDLKLYGLGDKGVITASQRAVSDAWLAKFEQAYEKASFAFVTSHDFLGIKDIHDKKIKQLKRKKLEIPLLIFGILALAFLPWLFVLIL
- a CDS encoding helix-turn-helix domain-containing protein — its product is MRMSYKKLWLMLVEKEISAATLRKDLNIATGTMTKLRRNEEVALSVLLRICEYLDCNIGDICDAVRVESD
- a CDS encoding DUF6809 family protein — translated: MKILEEFWYGNIEPTDYDTSSCKEYKKLQELICRNEEKLRAAMTDEQKALFEKYTDCVREHQTIMECLIFQNSFKLGARMILEVMNKTISYLMPPAGEILRVAFVVER
- a CDS encoding TnpV protein — encoded protein: MAQNLTYTQCGDYYIPDIRLAHTEAQPLGKYGRMRRSFLEQNNPMLFNDMVLTETLFLHLWEVQQTCEKRMELLMAELLAKNPAPDKATQQLAWVAHMNRLKAQAEEVVLRELVYEEDIV